One Entelurus aequoreus isolate RoL-2023_Sb linkage group LG09, RoL_Eaeq_v1.1, whole genome shotgun sequence genomic window carries:
- the foxg1b gene encoding forkhead box protein G1b: MEDVKSAHRSSCFTIKSLLLPSSSSSSSSSCSSSAAGLPGTLPSSPGSDSGRSPEPPEVDSAAAAAAADKPLQEDEEGDLKASAEHTSTAAKNGKLDKPPFSYNALIMMAIRQSPEKRLTLNGIYEFIMKNFPFYRDHKQGWQNSIRHNLSLNKCFVKVPRHYDDPGKGNYWMLDPSSDDVFIGGTTGKLRRRSATSRGKLAMKRGLRFAPLGLGINERPGNPLYWQISPFLSLHHHHHHHPHYNGSSAGFLNQAAGYGSLLPGVEQLGNGDLGRSILGGSGALGLTNSYGMSTSPVGLLSGQTAGYFVSGSQHGAAAAGPPGAGPPPPPHLQQGAPGFGGLASSSPPHSLLSDSLRTGSVPPFTSGVSAGFPGVLSHQKRVTPNAFIN; the protein is encoded by the coding sequence ATGGAGGACGTGAAATCCGCGCACAGGTCGTCCTGCTTCACCATCAAGAGCCTCCTGCtgccctcctcctcctcttcctcgtccTCCTCGTGTTCCTCCTCGGCCGCCGGCCTCCCCGGGACTCTGCCTTCTTCCCCGGGCTCCGATTCGGGGAGGTCGCCGGAGCCCCCGGAAGTGGactcggcggcggcggcggcagcgGCGGACAAGCCGCTCCAGGAGGACGAGGAGGGCGACTTGAAGGCGTCCGCGGAGCACACCTCCACCGCCGCCAAGAACGGCAAACTGGACAAGCCTCCGTTCTCCTACAACGCGCTGATCATGATGGCCATCCGCCAGAGTCCCGAGAAGCGTCTGACGCTGAACGGCATTTACGAGTTCATCATGAAGAACTTCCCCTTCTACCGGGACCACAAGCAGGGCTGGCAGAACTCCATCCGGCACAACCTGAGCCTCAACAAGTGCTTCGTCAAGGTTCCGAGACACTACGACGACCCGGGGAAGGGCAACTACTGGATGTTGGACCCCAGCAGCGACGACGTCTTCATCGGCGGCACCACCGGGAAGCTCCGCCGGCGATCGGCCACCTCCCGGGGCAAGCTGGCCATGAAGCGGGGCCTGCGCTTCGCCCCGCTGGGCTTGGGCATCAACGAGCGGCCCGGGAACCCTCTCTACTGGCAGATCTCGCCCTTCCTGTCCctgcaccaccaccaccaccaccacccgcaCTACAACGGCTCCTCGGCCGGCTTCCTCAACCAGGCGGCCGGCTACGGCTCTCTGCTGCCCGGCGTGGAGCAGCTGGGGAACGGGGACCTGGGTCGCTCCATCCTGGGGGGCTCCGGTGCGCTGGGCCTGACGAACTCGTACGGCATGAGCACGTCGCCCGTCGGGCTGCTGTCCGGACAGACGGCGGGCTATTTTGTTTCAGGGAGCCAACACGGGGCCGCGGCGGCGGGGCCACCGGGAGCAGGACCCCCGCCGCCGCCGCACCTGCAGCAGGGCGCGCCCGGCTTCGGCGGGCTGGCGAGCAGCAGCCCCCCGCACTCGCTGCTTTCGGACTCGCTGAGGACCGGCTCGGTACCGCCCTTCACCTCCGGCGTCTCGGCGGGCTTCCCCGGGGTGCTGAGTCACCAGAAGAGGGTGACCCCCAACGCCTTCATTAACTGA